Genomic segment of Gloeocapsa sp. PCC 7428:
TGTTGTCATCATCAATGGTCCACCAGTTACCGCTGTTATTGACCGCGTGCGGGGTTGCGAGCAAGTTTTTGCGAAACATCCAGGTATCAATGTACTTTCTCGCGATCAAAATGCTGAAGGTAGCCGCGATGGTGGATTACGCGTCATGAGCGATTTACTCACTTCCTTCCCCAGAATTGATGCTGTTTTTGCGATTAACGATCCTACAGGCATCGGTGCCGAACTTGCAGCGCAACAGGCAAAACGCAACGAATTTTTCATCGTTGGTGTCGATGGCGCACCTGAAGCGAAACAAGCGATTGAACGCGAAGGTAGCTTATTTGTTGCCACAGCAGCCCAAGATCCTTTTACGATGGCAGCGCGGGCGGTACAAGTGGGTAACGAGATTCTTCAAGGTAATCCACCCGCAGAATCAACTATTTTGATTCCAGTAACACTCATTACCCGCGATAACGTTGCCGAGTATCAAGGTTGGACAACTAACTAAAGGGGTCAGAGGTCAGGGGTTAGAGGTCAGTATTAAAAGTTACATTAATTAGTACTGTATTTTACTGACTCCTGCCTTCTTGAGCAACTGAAAATCTCACATCTCAAAACCTAAAATGGTAGTAGCGACTGAGACACCGATATTAGAAATGCAGGGGATTGGCAAGGAGTTTCACGGCGTACCTGCATTACAGAACGTAGATTTGCAGATTTTTCCTGGGGAAATTCATGCCTTGATGGGTGAGAATGGTGCGGGAAAAAGTACGTTGATGAAGATTCTGGCTGGGGCGTATGCTGCGGATTCAGGAGAAATTCGGATTGATGGTAAACCTGTGCGGATTCACAATCCAAGTGACGCGCGTCGAGTCGGGATTGCAATTATTTACCAGGAATTGAACTTAGCACCGAATCTGAGTGTTGCTGAGAATATTTTCATGGGAAGTGAGATTACCAAAGCAGGTGCATTTCTCGACCAAGAACAAATGCAGCGAGAAGCTGCTGGCGTTTTAAATACTTTAGGCGCAAGTTTTGGACCAGGTACACTAGTTTCTAGTCTTTCGATCGCCGAACAACAACAAGTTGAAATCGCGCGTGCCTTGAAAGATAAAAGCCGCATTCTGATTATGGATGAACCAACAGCGGCACTTTCGGATCGCGAGACAGAAAGATTGTTTCAGATTGTGCGGCGCTTGCGCAATGATGGCATTGCGATTATTTATATCAGCCACCGCATGGATGAGGTTTATGCCCTAGCAGATCGCATTAGTGTCCTGCGCGATGGAGAATACATTGGCAGTTTGCTGCACAGTGAAATTTCTGCGGAAAAATTGATTCAAATGATGGTGGGAAGACCACTACAAGATTTGTATCAACGTCAGCCCTCGCCGCGCGGGCGTGTCGTTTTGGAAGTGACAAATTTAAGCGACGGGCGCAAAGTGCAACCAGCAAGCTTGCAACTTCATGCAGGAGAAATTGTTGGTTTGTCAGGGTTAGTCGGTGCTGGAAGAACCGAGTTAGCAAGGTTGATTTTTGGGGCTGATGCGAGTGTCA
This window contains:
- a CDS encoding sugar ABC transporter ATP-binding protein yields the protein MVVATETPILEMQGIGKEFHGVPALQNVDLQIFPGEIHALMGENGAGKSTLMKILAGAYAADSGEIRIDGKPVRIHNPSDARRVGIAIIYQELNLAPNLSVAENIFMGSEITKAGAFLDQEQMQREAAGVLNTLGASFGPGTLVSSLSIAEQQQVEIARALKDKSRILIMDEPTAALSDRETERLFQIVRRLRNDGIAIIYISHRMDEVYALADRISVLRDGEYIGSLLHSEISAEKLIQMMVGRPLQDLYQRQPSPRGRVVLEVTNLSDGRKVQPASLQLHAGEIVGLSGLVGAGRTELARLIFGADASVSGEVVLEGRKLKISSPADAIRAGIGYVPEDRKDQGLFLEMSSRQNITMNVFGRESKAGVVNWKAIGDIAAKAVDNLQIRLASLSIRAMDLSGGNQQKLLLARWLAISPKVLLLDEPTRGVDIGAKNEIYHIIAALAAQGVAVLMISSELPEIIGMSDRVLVMREGVLVGELDNSPGQEITQENIMTYATGAAEVAP